The sequence TCCGAACCGCTCCCGGTCCCACCCCCGGACCCCGCACCTGCCCCGTCAGCCACCATCCTCCCGTCCGACCGCTCTTCCCGGACCTCACGGGGCGGGGCTAGAAGCCGGGAAACCAGCCGGCGGCCAATTGGCGCAGGCCAAGGACCGGAAGACGGCGTAGACCGACAGCAGCGCTGACCAATCAGAGCTGACTAAGCGCGCCGGGGTGGGTCGCGAAGGCACCAATCTGGTACGGGTCCCTCGGAGGGACAGCGCAGGGGGGTGCCCCGTCCCGCGAAGGGGCCCGGCCGAGAGGGAGGTGGGCGGGTCCAGGGCTGCGCACAGAGCAACTGCACCGGGCCAGCGGCGGCCAGcgagccctgcacccctccccctcggcactgcacccctccccctcaccgcacccacaccccggcctccccctcactgcacccctccccctcggcactgcacccctccccctcactgcacccacaccccggcctccccctcactgcacccctccccctcaccgcacccacaccccggcctccccctcactgcacccctccccctcggcactgcacccctccccctcactgcacccacaccccggcctccccctcactgcacccctccccctcggCACTGCACCCACACCCTGGCCTCCCCctcactgcacccctccccctcaccgcacccacaccccggcctccccctcactgcacccctccccctcaccgcacccacaccccggcctccccctctctgcacccctccccctcaccgcacccacaccccggcctccccctcactgcacccctccccctcggAACTGcacccacaccccagcctccccctctctgcacccctccccctcaccgCACCCACACCCCGGCCTCCCCCTCACCGCACCCACACCCCGGCCTCCCCCTCggcactgcacccctccccctcggcactgcacccctccccctcaccgcacccacaccccggcctccccctcactgcacccctccccctcggcactgcacccctccccctcaccgCACCCACACCCCGGCCTCCCCCTCACCGCACCCACACCCCGGCCTCCTCGGtactgcacccctcccccgcactgcACCCACATCCCGGCCCTGGACACTGcacccacaccccagcctcctcagcactgcacccctcccccggtACTGCACCCACACCCCGGCCTCCTCagcactgcacccctcccccggccccgcacccacaccccggcctcctcggtactgcacccctcccccgcactgcACCCACATCCCGGCCCTGGACACTGcacccacaccccagcctcctcagcactgcacccctcccccggtACTGCACCCACACCCCGGCCTCCTCagcactgcacccctcccccggccccgcacCCACACCCCGGCCTCCTCGGCACGGCGCCCCTCCCCCGTACTGCACCCACACCCCGGCCTCCTCGGCACTGCACCCACACCCCGGCCTCCTCAGCACGGCATCCCTCCCCCATCACTGcacccacaccccagcctccctggcactgcacccctcccccggcactGTACCCACATCCCGGCCTCCTCggcactgcacccctcccccggccatTGTACCCACTCCCCGGACCTGGGCACTGTGCCCCTCTGCCTCCACTGCACCCATACCCCAGCCTCCTCagcactccacccctcccccagcactccacccacaccccaccctccccagcatTGGGCattgtgcccctcccccaacactgCGCCCACACcccgccctccccagccctgggtactgtgcccctcccctgacaTTGCACCCACACCCCGGCCTCCTCGGTACTGCGCCCCTCCCCCGTCACTGcacccacaccccactctccctggcattgggcactgtgcccacaccctgccctccccagtaCTGGGCactgtgcccctcccccggcactgCACCCACACCCTCACTGCACCCCGTCCCCGGGCACTgcagctctctctcctcctggccagtgtcccCTATCCCCCCGACCAGCATCGggcactgcacccctcccccaacactcCTAATTAACTCAGAATCCAGCACCAGTGCCTTAGTGACTGAACCctgagcagagcctggggctggcccCACTCTTCTCTCGCTAACTGCCACTCAGACCTTGTAGGAAGGAGGCATTTGACctttctgcctccatttccccagctgtaaatcACAGCTACCACAGCTGCAGGCTGGCGAAATTGGCAAGAGCCCTGTGACACCAGAGGATTAACACTAGTTCCCTTGGTGGTAGAATGGCAGAGATCAGGAAGATCCAGCCCCTTAAGGAGCAGCCAGGTCAAGAGGTGCGGATGGCTGGCCAAGGAAAGCACCAAGAGAACTCAAGAAGAGTGGACTGGAGCACATTACAGCTCTACCACTAAGGACAGGCAGACCTTGCAGTAGGAATGGGGATGGAGCACGTGCCACCGAAACAGCTTAAGGGGAATCTCAGCTGCACCAGAAAAAGCTGAACACCCCAGTCCTGTTTTACTACAGTTCCGGAGtaggccccactccacccctacAGGAGGGCAGCAGCTTCCTTCCTTGCACAGGGACGGAAGAGTTCTACTGAACTGAGCATGCAGCAAGAGACTGGTAGAGCTAGCCCTGGGCAATTGATGGAGGagcttcacccaccactgaagcagcgccacctctggggtggaacttgGCAGCTGTTTTAGCAGCACAAGACAGTTCAGCAGAGGAAGGGAGGAAAGCACCAGTGTCCAGCTGAAGCCGTAGGGGGATGTGGAGAGGAAGTTTGTAATGGACAACAGAGACCCGGAGCTTTGGGAGAGGAAGGGCGGGATTTGGAAGAAGTCTCCATGTGGGTTTGTTGCTCCAGAGTGCGTGGCTGGAAGCAGCTACTTTGACTTCTTCACCCCAACTCAGAATACCCATGTTGAACAGACCGCCGCCCCCTGGAGAGAAAGCAGCTagcccccatccccaccaccAGATGGAAGTAGCAGTCGCTTGTCACTTTCTCTAGGATTTATTTGTTAGTCTATTCGGTACATCAGGTGCATATGGAGAACACAACACACAGCAGGAACTGGCTCCCCTACCATCGGCTGCTCCCGCCTGACTCGGCCAGACACAGCGGTGGTGGCACTATGGGGGGGAGCACACAATCAGAACTGCAAAGCTACAGCCGCACACCAAAGTGCAGTCTAATGCAGCGTGGGTCCCACGCGGCCAGGGTGCGTGGAGCACCAACAAAACGGAACGTTTCCTGCGCACAAGCACCCCTCGGGAACGGGGCCTTCTGCCACAGAGCCAGGCCTGGGCCCAAGGGACatcgcccctccccacccctgccagcctagctcccctcccacctccaaacaATACCCTTTAAGGAGAACAGGAGAATTAAAGGGGAAGGGACGGGGTCTGCAGCCTGCCTGCACTGTCTGGCCAGTCCCTCACAGGAGGCTCTGTCAGggcacctccccctcctctttcACAGGCACAAAGTCGGTAGCAGTTGAAAGAAAACACAAGACTGGGGCAGTACGTCCAGGTGGGGCTcgctcctcctctcccccgccctGGAGGCGGCTACTTGGCTCCTGTCGGCGGCTACAGTACAAAGCTGGGGGTGACTTGTGGCTGATATGGAACGTAGCAGAGTGGGGACTGGTTGGTCAGTGGGGCTGGAACGCCCGGCCGGGGCTCCAAGCCAGGGGCTCAGTAGGCATGGTTAGCCACGTAGAGGGACTGCCCGGCAGCACCGGAGTCATCTCCGCTGCCCTCGTACTTGCCAAGAGCGGCCAGACTGTTCACCTAAGACACAGGGAGAAACCAGTTAGCATCCTCGTCACTGGCTGTGCCCCCAGCCGTGGCCGTGGCACGACAGGAGACATACCAAGTGCCACACTGGGGAAGAGAGGAatgtcccccacccaccccaccattCCCGTTTTCACTGCTCCCTTCACCACGTGTGCCAGACGCCATTTCTAGCCTGGACGTGGAGATTCCAGACACACAATACACACGCACTCCCTCCTGGCGTCTCCCGGCAGCCCTGCCGTGACGCACTGGGCTCATCCCAACACTTTGCTGGACACAGGGGCTTGAATGGACAATTACAGGAAGCTTTAGATTGCAAGTGGCCAAACAGATCTTTCACCACGACACCCtcaggctgcgggcagggcaccTCCTGGTCCTTGCTGCCCAGGAGTTTCCAGGGCAGGGAACCAGGGAAAGGACCCTTCGCAGCGCACCCCGACCTCCGGCTCAGTACCTCGGCACGCTTCATAAACGCCTCAGTGGCAGAGCTCTCATTCTCCCTCTGGCCACGCCAGGCGTTGAGCGCCGAGGCCTGCAGGGCACGTCCGTAGGAGAAGGTCAGAGCCCagggcctggccagggggcagttGTTGATGGCGTTCAGATTAATGGAAGCTTCCtcctcactctgccccccagaAAGGAAGGTGACACCTGAAAACAAGGCCAGGACATTGAGGGAGGGCTTGAATCCTGGGCTCAAACCCAGATACGTGGACACCCAGGGCCTTCCACACCCACCTCCTGCACAGCCCCGAACCTCCACTACAGAACAGACTCCGCAGCACCCACAAGCTGAGAGAGCCGGGCTCTGCCTGGCCCGGGTAGCAGCGagctcccctctcccaggcctggcctacacttacAAATCAAATCGAGCTAGCTCCGTCGCCCAGAGCACCAAGGATGCCTCGGTCGCCAGAGTAACTGcctcgagggggccatttacCACAGCAACAGACACCGCTTCTGTCCACGCAGGACACGTGTCCACACAGTGCTACCAGGGTGCAGCGGTGCTGTGCAGCGTGGACAGCCTCACACACCCTGCTCTGCCGGCGGACGAGGCAAGTGTGGCTGTCCCAGCCGTGGCCGGGATGCAGGGAGCATCAGCCTCTCCCCTAAGCTCAGCACTGTTCCCTTCCAGGGCCGGGAACCTCGGGACCAAGCCACTCCACCATCTGGGAATGGGGAGCTCAAAGGCAGCTGCTCTGTGCCCTGGCTACCTGGGACGGCGGGAGGCACGGTCCGGCGCAGCGCGGTCACCGTGGCCATGGCGATCTCCTCGGCGCTGTACTTGGTTGGGCAGGCGTGCCCTGGGGTCACCATGTTGGGTTTCAGTAGCGTGCCCTCCAGGTAGACGTGATGGTCACTCAGGGCCTTGTACACAGCCGCGAGCACCTGAAAGCAAGGCAGCAAGTGCCTAGGTCCCACGTCTGCTCTGCACCCTGGGAACCCAGGTTCTAGGGTCTCCCACGAGCCCAAACCGTGGCCCGAGCCCTGCTCAGAGCCCAAGAAGCTGCTGGGGATGTCCCACGTGCCCCAGTGCCaggtgcagggcagggcctggagtgCTGTGGTGACGTCCCAGCATGGCGCCTTCTGCCCACCAGGGTGGCAGTTAAGACTGCAGAGCCCTCTGAGTGCAGGCGACCTGCATGGGGGATAACGGGGCACGCAGAACAGCGGCTGGGGTGGGTACATTTCTCTAGGCAGCTCCACTGACACATCGTCCCCTGGTCTCACTGTGCACCATGCCCCCCAACGCCCTGGCACTGCTGGGGCAGGGCTCACCTTCTCGGTCACATACTGGCAGCGCTTCAGGTCATGGTCTCCGTCGGGCAGGATCTCCGGCTCCACAATGGGCACGATGCCGTTCTGCAATGGGGAAGATGTTACGGGTAGCACCGTGTGGCGGAGCAGGAGGGAACATGCCAGACAGGTCTCCTCACCCAAGGGTGCTCTGCAGGGGACGATGGGGCGGGCAGGTTTGCCCTGCAGGGCAAAGGCCTCGCCAAGCTTTCACCCCCTGGCACCAGTGCACACACGTTCCCTGGTCAGAGAGGGGCCCCACAGCTGGGTCTAGCAGAGCCATGGAGCGTTTAACGCAACTGGGCCCTGGGATCCGTGTGAAAGGTGCCATccaaaacctcccccagctggcgACGGGGACACCTCACTGCCCTAGGGACTGAGCGCCCGGCCTGCCAGCCAGAGGCCTCCTGGCCCCCCCGAGCGAGCCCCTGCACCACCGGGGCTGCTCAGTgctggggccggggagggggagaagaccCCGCAGGGCTCAGGTACCACGGACCGGATGGGGCCAGCATTGCGCCCATCCCCCTGTGACCCGAgtggaagctctctggggcagggccctgcACAGCACAAGGCGCACAGTCAGAGCGACGCTGGGCCCCAcagccccagtctggagccccaccgcgctgccctcacctgctgGCAGATGCTGGCGTAGCGGGCCAGGACGTTGGCGTTCTCCAGGATGGCGAGGGCCGAGGGGGTGTTCTCACTGATCTTCAGCACGCAGCGCCACTTGGCAAAGTCCGCGCCGTCCTTCTTGTACTGGGCACAGCGCTCAGACAGCCCGTCCAGTCCTGCCCCGACACACAGCTACCCTCAGCCAGGCTCAGCTGAGGCCTCTGGACCCCACCCTGCCCTCTGGTGCCAACCACTCCCCGGGCAAGTGGGAATCCCCATGCTGAGGGCACGTGGcagctgccccagctccacccatcaagacggGGAATCGCCACCGTTTTCAGACAGGTCTGAGGGGTTTGTTCAGCATTACAGATCTCAGCTCCCCCAGCCCACGCACCGAGCAGCGTCTCATACCTTGGGTCGTGGTTTCTCCATCTGTCCCAGCCAGAGGCACAACGCCCTTGTCCACCTGCAAAGGGAACGGCGGGGCACAGGTGAGGCCAGACCGCAGCGCCCCGGTAGCCCCTCCCCGGGACTGGCTGGAAACCCAGACACACACCCGCCACAGGGAACTCAGGGCATGCCCAGGAACAGGACAGGGGCCTCGGTGTCTGGGAAAGCAGCCCCGGCCTGAGCTGAGTGAAGCCATGGCAATGAGAGCAGAGCCTCTGAGCTGTCAGGGTGAGCAGCTAGTGCGCCTCCCCGCTGAGTCCAGACACCCCGAGGGCAGCAACGTCCCGGGGCAGCCAAGCGCACGGGGCCTGCCACACCCCGGCATCGGCCACCAGAGGGTGCAAGTGCCCCACACCACCCCAAGCAGAACCGCTCACAGTAGCCCCCAGCCACACACCTTGATGCCCACCACGATGCCCTTGTCTTTGATCATCCTGACGAAGGGGGTGCCGTCGTCCCCCTGCTGATACATGGTCTCGTGGAAGAAGATGACACCTCCGATGCACTTCTTCACCCGGTTGTCGGCACTGAACAAGATCTGGCGGTAGAGCCGGCGGTTCTCCTCTGTGTTCTCCACCCCAATCTGGTTCAGACGCTTGGCCATGCTTCCTGGAGGGACAGAGGGGGGCACGGATGACGCATGGGATGCGTTTCCCTGGGGGAAAGAGGAGCCCAGGGGAATGCTGCATTTGCCACTGAGCACTGGGTCTCAGCACCAGCCACCACCCACACCCGATGCCCGGGGAGCGAGTGGCATGTGCgggcagcagctgcctgggacACCAACtttctggctgcagctctgcgAATACCCATGAAGGAGCAGCAGGCGCAAAGGCTGTTGTGGTTCTGAAGGGAACGTCACCATCTGAGGAGAGGAGATAAACAGCCCCCCAGTGATCCCTGGACCACCACAGTCCAGGACCCCTTGGCGTGACCCTTGGACTCTGGGATCACGAACGTCTTTGGGGCCAGAGGTTGCAGCAGGAGTTGTACAGAGGGAGCCTCTAAAGAGAGCGCAGCATGGCACACCGGGTTTTCTTCCTGTCAGCTCCTGAGCCAGCTGTGCTCAAGCCTGGGATGTCAGCCATGGAGCCGCCAGCTCAGCACCATTTCTAGAACCTCAACGCCCCCCGTCACTGATGTGCCAGGCCAAACCCCAAGCTGGATGCCGAGACCAgcatggggggctgcagggagggagcaggagccCAAAGGGGTCATTCTCCCCAGCAAGGAGTTATTCAGACCAACCTACGGACTCATCCGCTGCCAGGATCCCCTTGCCTGGGGCCACGATTTGCAGTGCGATGTCAGACAGCTCCTTCTTCTGCTCAGCTGAGAGCGCGGGATACTGGTGCGTCATCGTTACGGATAGCTGGAGTCTCCTGAACCGGGGGTGGGGTGAGCAAGGAGTTAGCCCATCCCCTgctctggggagcagggacagATGGAAGTCTTCACCTCTGCCACGAAGGCAGAGTCCTGGTCCCCGTTCCCGCCCCCGCAGCACTGAGAGCACTCAGCGGCCTTCCCCACTGGTCAGcgtgcaccatgacccccttcagGTCTGTAAGACACCCACTTGCCCACCAGGAGGCACTGCGGCAGCTCACCGACTCCAGTCCCAGGCTCTGCATGCAGGAGTGTTGGCTGGGGGTTATGTTTGTGCCAGTCCCAGGCTTCCCGGAGCAGGAGTGGACAGAGTGCTGGCTGGGGAGCACCTGCCCCCTCCATCGCAAACACCGCAGGAGGCTCCCGCCCAGACCCAGCAGTGTTGCTGCTTCCAAAACTCCAAGGTCATTTGCTAAACCTGGTGCCCCCCCAACGCAGGGGCACCGAGTCTGCAGTGACCCCTCGgctgccctctccctgcaccGATGGGGGAATTGAGCCCATCCAGGCTCCCGAAACCAGCTGAGACCCCCCCAGCCCGGCATCCTTGGGAGCGGGGGGGACGACCAATCCCACCCTCTCCCTCCGTGGCTGTGGTACAGCTGGGTCAACACGCCAAACACAGGGAAGCAGCCCATTGCCACCCTGCCTGGGTCAGCAGCCATCTGGCCAGAGGCTTCTCTCCGATTGTCCCGGAGACAAAGGGCTGAACCCACCCACCTGACTGTCCTAACCCGTATGGGGCCGGTTATGTAACGGGTAGTGCTGCCACCCCAGGCACGGGCCCAGCCTCGTGTAGCACGGCCcagcctgctcctcccctcccccccccccccccgccatctcaGGGCTCTGCTGCGCACGCGGAGAGCCAGGATTAGATACTGGGTCCATTGTGCTCCTGGCACGAGCCTCCCCCACGCAGGGGAGATGCCCCCCCCTCCGCACAGCGTGGGGCCTTCTCTAGTCGCATCCCCAGGTGGGGGCAAAAATCAGACCAGACCTGGGaaacccccagcccagccggacAAGGTGGGCTATCAGCTCTCGCACCACCCCTTGCACTCCAGGCCAGGGGCAGCGTACCAGCCCCCTTCTACTGTGGGAAGCTGGCCGGGGAGACTCACACTCACAAAGCAAGactgaggcagagccaggaacaggagCCCCGATTCACAGTCCTGAGCTCCAACCCCGGGGAGAAGGGAGCCTAACAGCATGAGAGTCCGTTTCAAGCTCCCTGTAACCCCCACGGAGGCCCGGTCACGGGGCTACAGGGGCCCCCAGTGCATGCAGCCGACTTCCCATGCAACCCACAGAAATGCTGCTCCAGCAGGGAGCAGCCGTGGAAGCCCATGTGCAAGGTTCCTATGGGCTGCAAGTGGGGCCTGGCTGGTCAGGACAAGCCTGCAATGCACCATAAGCCAGTTGAGGCCGGTTACAAGCCTGTCTGCTCCAGCACAGCGCCCAGGCAGCCCGATGAGCTCAGATGCTCATCACGCAGCCAAGACCCAGCCAGGCTTGTCAGCTGGGTGCTGGGGTGACCACTCTGCAGCCAGCTGGGGccaagccccctgctcccagAGCCAGACGGACCCCTCCAGAGAGGGGCATGAGCCAGGGTCCCCAGCCTGTCTGCTGAGCCTGGCACCAAGGTTTGCCATGGGGACAGCAAGCACAGAACTCGGCTGCTCGGGACCACGGACCCTAGGGTCTTCTGGGCATCTGGGGGCACTCAGCTGGTGTCAGCAGATGGCCTCTGGGCAAAGGCCCCCCCAGCAACTGCCCCCACCAGCCTCCCCCCCGCACCATCGACCCCCCAgcatccccctgcacccagcccccccagcatCCCCCCCGCACCGCTCCCCCACACCACTGGCCCCCCAGCATCCCCCCTGCACCGCCCCCTCAAGCCACCGACCCCCCAGCATCCTCCCCCGCACCACCGGCCCCCGAGCATCCAtcccgcactcccagccccccagcatcCCCCCCGCACCGCCCTGAGCCACCGACCTCCCAGCATCCAGCAACccttccgccccacccccagcatccccCCGCATCCCCCCCGCACCGCTCCCCCGCACCATTGGCCCCCCAGCATCCCTCTGCACCTCCCCCCCAAgccaccgccccccccagcaACCAGCAACCCTTCcgctccccccagcagccccccgcaGCAGCCCCCCCAGCAACCCTTCCgctccccccccagcagccccccgcaCCGGCCTCCCCAAGCCACCGGCCCCCCGGCATCCCCCCGCACCGCCCCCCCAAGCAACCAGCCCCCCCAAGCATACCCCCCGCACCGCCCCCCCGCATCACCGGCCCCCCAACATCCTCCTCCCCAAGCCACCGGCCCCCCAGCATCCCCCCACACCGGCCTCCCCAAGCCACCGGCCCCCCAGCATCCCCCCGCACCGGCCTCCCCAAGCAACCAGCCCCCCCAGAAtccctccccaccgccccccccgCATCACCGGCCCCCCAACatcctcccccgcaccccccccccagcaaccagCAACCCTTCCGCTCCCCCCAGCATTCCCCCGCACCGGCCTCCCCAAGCCACCAGCCCCCCCAGCAACCAGCCCCCCCAGCATACCCCCCCAAGCAACCAGCCCCCCCAGCATACCCCCCGCACCGCCCCCCCGCACCACCGGCCCCCCAACATCCTCCCCCGCACCACCGGCCCCCCAGCATCCCCCCAAGCCACCTCCGGCCCCGAGAGCCACCGGCCCCCTCAGCATCCTGCCCCGCCAGAGCCGGGGGCGGCGACCTTGTTTCGCCCTTCGGCGCGCCCCGCTCCCCGGCCAGGAGCCCCTCGAGCCGCCCCAGCTCCGGCCCGGCGCGGGCAGCGTCCCGGGCCGCCCTTAccggctggctgggctgggctgggctcggcTCCCGGCGCGGCGGCTCTGCGGGCTGCGCGGCTCG comes from Caretta caretta isolate rCarCar2 chromosome 17, rCarCar1.hap1, whole genome shotgun sequence and encodes:
- the ALDOC gene encoding fructose-bisphosphate aldolase C; protein product: MTHQYPALSAEQKKELSDIALQIVAPGKGILAADESVGSMAKRLNQIGVENTEENRRLYRQILFSADNRVKKCIGGVIFFHETMYQQGDDGTPFVRMIKDKGIVVGIKVDKGVVPLAGTDGETTTQGLDGLSERCAQYKKDGADFAKWRCVLKISENTPSALAILENANVLARYASICQQNGIVPIVEPEILPDGDHDLKRCQYVTEKVLAAVYKALSDHHVYLEGTLLKPNMVTPGHACPTKYSAEEIAMATVTALRRTVPPAVPGVTFLSGGQSEEEASINLNAINNCPLARPWALTFSYGRALQASALNAWRGQRENESSATEAFMKRAEVNSLAALGKYEGSGDDSGAAGQSLYVANHAY